The Penaeus monodon isolate SGIC_2016 chromosome 13, NSTDA_Pmon_1, whole genome shotgun sequence genome contains a region encoding:
- the LOC119580270 gene encoding dynein light chain 1, cytoplasmic isoform X1, which produces MLCCPSLLARMSSDRKAVVKNADMSEEMQQDAVDCATQAIEKFNIEKDIAAYIKKEFDKKYNPTWHCIVGRNFGSYVTHETKHFIYFYLGQVAILLFKSG; this is translated from the exons ATGCTCTGCTGCCCGTCGCTACTAGCAAG AATGTCATCAGACCGCAAAGCAGTGGTTAAGAATGCCGACATGTCGGAGGAGATGCAGCAGGATGCTGTAGACTGTGCCACTCAGGCTATCGAGAAGTTTAACATAGAGAAG GATATTGCAGCCTATATCAAAAAGGAGTTTGACAAGAAATATAACCCCACATGGCACTGTATTGTTGGTCGTAACTTTGGCAGCTATGTGACTCATGAGACCAAGCACTTCATCTACTTCTATCTGGGCCAAGTAGCCATTCTTCTCTTCAAGAGTGGTTAA
- the LOC119580270 gene encoding dynein light chain 1, cytoplasmic isoform X2 — MSSDRKAVVKNADMSEEMQQDAVDCATQAIEKFNIEKDIAAYIKKEFDKKYNPTWHCIVGRNFGSYVTHETKHFIYFYLGQVAILLFKSG; from the exons ATGTCATCAGACCGCAAAGCAGTGGTTAAGAATGCCGACATGTCGGAGGAGATGCAGCAGGATGCTGTAGACTGTGCCACTCAGGCTATCGAGAAGTTTAACATAGAGAAG GATATTGCAGCCTATATCAAAAAGGAGTTTGACAAGAAATATAACCCCACATGGCACTGTATTGTTGGTCGTAACTTTGGCAGCTATGTGACTCATGAGACCAAGCACTTCATCTACTTCTATCTGGGCCAAGTAGCCATTCTTCTCTTCAAGAGTGGTTAA
- the LOC119580269 gene encoding lipoyltransferase 1, mitochondrial-like, translated as MMSLRNVAKFAQQCGYRPSRSLLGSSQGAAELCGARLASTGVDSAKAPKGAKPNATDKPVKRVVFISQSTDVYANLAFEDWLYRNWTFDRRQILFLWRNSPCVVIGRHQNPYVEANLPYLESARVPVVRRNSGGGTVYHDEGNLNMTFFTERNRYNRKENLEVICRALQEDFGIDAQANERDDVIVNDMYKVSGSAAKLGRTAAYHHCTLLVRSDKTQLKLALQGDKSIASKATASVPAPVINLNEVTSEITVEELIKSIGQKYLETTGKDDQLMAKQNFQRSNGYTLVNPTDDWFPGLAKLKEELASEEWLYNKTPRFTITRPVTLPECIAHNTTVNVTVQAYHGIVEDMKVSSSGLCPEVVELIKDIGTAIKGTQFNNDFFHNLVNRMRLPPPLRTHRSVV; from the exons ATGATGTCCCTGAGAAATGTTGCCAAGTTTGCCCAACAGTGTGGGTATCGCCCATCACGGTCTCTACTGGGCTCCTCTCAAGGAGCAGCAGAGTTGTGTGGGGCACGCCTTGCCAGTACTGGCGTAGACTCTGCCAAGGCTCCGAAAGGGGCAAAACCTAACGCCACCGATAAACCCGTCAAGAGGGTCGTCTTCATATCCCAGTCCACCGACGTGTACGCCAATCTCGCCTTCGAGGACTGGCTGTACCGGAACTGGACTTTCGACAGGCGGCAGATCCTCTTCCTGTGGCGAAACTCTCCTTGCGTGGTGATTGGCCGTCACCAGAACCCGTACGTGGAGGCCAATTTGCCATACTTGGAGAGTGCCAGGGTTCCCGTGGTCAGGAGGAACAGCGGCGGAGGCACGGTCTACCATGACGAGGGAAACCTCAACATGACGTTCTTCACTGAGAGGAACAG GTACAACCGCAAGGAGAACCTCGAGGTGATTTGCCGAGCTCTTCAGGAGGACTTCGGCATCGACGCCCAGGCCAACGAACGTGATGATGTCATCGTTAATGACATGTACAAG GTGTCAGGATCTGCAGCCAAACTAGGACGGACTGCAGCTTACCACCACTGCACACTGCTTGTTAGATCAGATAAAACCCAGCTGAAACTTGCTCTTCAGGGAgataag AGTATTGCAAGCAAGGCTACTGCAAGTGTTCCAGCACCTGTAATTAATCTCAATGAAGTAACTTCAGAAATAACTGTTGAGGAGCTCATTAAAAGCATTGGCCAAAAGTATCTTGAGACAACAGGGAAAGATGACCAGCTGATGGCAAAACAGAATTTCCAAAGGTCAAATGGCTACACACTTGTCAACCCAACAGATGATTGGTTCCCAG GTTTGGCAAAGTTGAAAGAGGAACTAGCATCTGAGGAATGGCTTTATAACAAGACCCCTCGGTTTACCATAACAAGACCAGTTACCCTTCCTGAATGTATTGCACATAATACAACTGTCAATGTAACAGTCCAG GCATACCATGGCATTGTTGAGGACATGAAGGTTTCAAGTTCAGGACTTTGCCCTGAAGTTGTTGAACTGATCAAAGACATTGGCACAGCTATCAAGGGCACTCAGTTTAACAATGACTTCTTCCATAATCTGGTCAACCGCATGcgactccctccacctcttcgcACACACCGGTCTGTGGTTTGA